CCTGTCAAGCTGTTTGGGTTGAGCGCACCTGTCAAGCTGTTTGGGTTGAGCGCACCTGTCAAGCTGTTTGGGTTGAGCGCACCTGTCAAGCTGTTTGGGTTGAGCGCACCTGTCAAGCTGTTTGGGTTGAGCGCACCTGTCAAGCTGTTTGGGTTGAGCGCACCTGTCAAGCTGTTTGGGTTGAGCGCACCTGTCAAGCTGTTTGGGTTGAGCGCACCTGTCAAGCTGTTTGGGTTGAGCGCACCTGTCAAGCTGTTTGGGTTGAGCGCACCTGTCAAGCTGTTTGGGTTGAGCGCACCTGTCAAGCTGTTTGGGTTGAGCGCACCTGTCAAGCTGTTTGGGTTGAGCGCACCTGTCAAGCTGTTTGGGTTGAGCGCACCTGTCAAGCTGTTTGGGTTGCGCGCACCTGTCAAGCTGTTTGGGTTGAGCGCACCTGTCAAGCTGTTTGGGTTGAGCGCACCTGTCAAGCTGTTTGGGTTGAGCGCACCTGTCAAGCTGTTTGGGTTGAGCGCACCTGTCAAGCTGTTTGGGTTGAGCGCACCTGTCAAGCTGTTTGGGTTGAGCGCACCTGTCAAGCTGTTTGGGTTGAGCGCACCTGTCAAGCTGTTTGGGTTGAGCGCACCTGTCAAGCTGTTTGGGTTGAGCGCACCTGTCAAGCTGTTTGGGTTGAGCGCACCTGTCAAGCTGTTTGGGTTGAGCGCACCTGTCaagctgtttgggttcggcaatgtttcCAATCCCGACCGCTCGGCatatgattaccagtggctgaagaagttttatGCAATAGTAgtagggagtcctggtggatacagccatagatcagggatggggaaccttcatcatgcctggagagctaaagctttggctgtccaggcatgatgggaattgtagttttgctgtatccaccaggactccaacttctgcagccgcggaCAATCATATACTGACTGTTCGGGTCTGGTgtcggacatttttttttcataacaccaTGCACATACCTCGCCAGCTCCAGCGATGGGGTCCGCTGTTCCCCGCTCCGGTTTCCGGTCCCTGGTTTGAGCTAGTGATGTGTCAGCCCTGCCAGTTAGCGGCCGAGGCAGGACCTCTCCCAGAGCACAAACTGGGAACCAGAGcggaggacagcagaccccagtgctggagccggggaggtaggtgcatgttatttTCAGCTACCTCCTCCTCAGCTCTTTAGACACCAGACTTGCCCTTTAACCTATACTAGCGGTAATCGAGTGTTttcttgcattctttttttttttttttagatgagaaCGTTTCACCAAGATTATTGGACGCAAAGTGGAATCAGATCCTAAATCCTCCTTCTCGCCTGACAGAAAATTCCGCTCTGGACAATGTCAGTAAATCGATCATTGCCATCGAGGCGCACCTCAAAGACCGATCACCCAGCTTGACGCCTTGTCCCAATGGAGAGATTGAACGTATAGCCCCCGAGCTTACCACTATGGTGACAGAagacaccaccaccagcatggCTGAGGACAGGAAAGCCCAGCCAGCAAACATATGCAGTACAGACACTTTGCCGTGTGGAGACGAGTCACTGCTGGCTGACATTACCCTAAATATGAGCTGCGGTGAAAGCGCTGCTCCTGGAGAGTGTCCATCTACTACGAGCCAAGCTATGGTGAACTCTGACAATGCTGCGGACAATAACAAGACCTTACCTGTGGCCGATACCAATCATCAACCACAGACCGATCCAGACTGCAAAACTGTGGCCCAGATCTCTGCAACCATCGACGCTCGTGTCCGTAACGCCGCGCAGAGACGTAGTAGCATTAATAGCACTGAAGACCTTAATAGTCCGCCCCGTCCTGTGCCCCCCATGTCTGAGCTGTGTCCGCTTTCTCCCAGCAAACGTGTTGTTTCCAGTACAGAAAATGACAATAAAATTCTGTCCTGTCCACTCGATGGTCCAAATACCATCAATGTTTTAGGGGAAGATTCTAGTGAAAAGCATCTAAAAGCCTCTTTTCTTCCATCGACAGATAAACAGGTGGTCACGGTCTCTGTAGATGTTGAGCCGAGTACAGTGGATAGTGATGGTCTCCAGCCGGACGGGTCTCCTGGACTGCTGGGGGGGCACCTCTCACACTGTTTGGTGATGAATGGGGATAAGGAGACTCTAGATAGGGATGAAAAGTCTGAAGTGGACAATGAAGATGGAGACCCGGGAAAAGTTGTGATGAACGATGGGGAAAGTGACCTGTGTCACGCTGATGGATCCAATGCATTAATGTCTCTCCAAAACGGGTGTGATTCCTATGGAATGCAAAACCCACCCGCAGCTCATAACCCAAAGAGTTTACCATCGAAAGAAGACTCCGTGACCGAGGAGAAGGAGATCGAGGAGTGCAAATCGGAATATTACGCTAATGTTTACGAGCAGAGGGAAGATGAGGTCCCCGAGGGGAGAGGACTTATGGTAAATGCCTGCGGTGATGTCTTGAAGACTCACTTGCATGGCCTCTGCGGTCAGGTGGCGCCTGTGCATGGGCAGACGTCAACCAGCTGCATGCAACCTCTTAGTGTCCCCTATGGTGGAGCACGCCCAAAGCAGCCCACTCATCTCAAGCTGCAGATCCCAAAGCCATTATCTGAAATGTTACAGTGCGACCTGGTTCCCCCCAACGCCGGCTGTAGCTCCAAAAACAAAAACGACGCCTTCAACAAGACCAGTCAGAACGACATCATTGTGTCGGACGCTCTCCGGGACGAAGCCGGAATCCGCAGCCCTGGATTTGATGCAAACGGGGACCTGCTAGGAGATTACAGGGGCCCCAACAGTCCGTGCCTTGCAGTGTCCCCAGACAGCCCCGATAATGACCTCCTCGCTGGGCAGTATGGGGCTCCTGCCGCCAAGCCATTCACTACGCTAGGGGAGGTGGCCCCAGTCTGGGTCCCTGATTCTCAAGCCCCGAACTGTATGAAATGTGAGGCCAGGTTTACATTTACCAAACGGAGACACCACTGCAGAGCGTGTGGAAAGGTAAGTCCATAGGGGGCAGGGGCTGTTATTATGGTACAGAGCTAAAGGTCTCCCAAAAAGTTGTCTgaagccccatagacttgcattgtaatACCCCTACAAGTCTAAAGGATGTCCATAATTTCTGTCCACCACTCACTTTAGGAGCGGACTGCAGACTTGCTGGGAAAGTGTATGAgaggttcctttaagagcagatCTTAGGTTGACTATAAGCATTTGCTAGCGAAGGTCCAAGATGATAAACCCATAACCCTACTGGAAGGCCAAATAACCCCCTTGGGGCATGTGTTGTCATTGCTATATGTATCGAGATCTTCTTCTGTTAGTGCAGTGACTACTACCCTCATCCTCTATCAGGTCTTCTGTGCCGCCTGCTGCAGCCTGAAATGCAAACTACTGTACATGGATAAGAAGGAGGCTCGTGTGTGTGTCATCTGCCATTCTGTGCTCATCAATGGTAAGTGACGgcctctccccgctcattctgGCCGTCAGACGGCATCTGAACGCTCAGACCCGGAGCCATCAAAACTTTACACACATCtctgacctgtcaaaagttttttgaagcTCCACTGGCACTTTAAGGATGATTGTTTTTACTCTTTACGATTTTTACCATTTTTAGGTAGTATTTTTGTTGCTTTTCAGCCCAAGCCTGGGAGAACATGATGAGCGCCTCAGTCCAGAGCCCGAATCCCAACAACCCGGCCGAGTACTGCTCCACCATCCCCCCGATGCAACAGGCACAAGCTTCAGGAGCCCTCAGCTCCCCTCCTCCTACTGTCATGGTGCCTGTTGGGGTCCTGAAGCATCCAGGAACCGAAGGCGAGTCCAAAATCCACAAATTGCTGAATATATTTTATAAGGCGATGCTCTGACTCAAGAGAAGTTGTATGTATATGCTAGAAATGTTTCCCagcttctcttaaagggaaactgtcagcaagttGTGTgagtctaaactgctgatagctccctgtaGTGCGGAGCCTTCATCCTTAGCGCCTTTCCCGTGCAGTTTCTAGTGCAATCCTGTGTCGGGTGAGGCCGTTTAGcgtactgggggtggggctactgccTCATAGAGCACCACCGATGGCCAGCCCGCTCCACTGGTAATCATTAGAAGGTGCAGGCCGTAGCCCCATCCCCTGTGCTTGAAACGGCCTTAgcggacacaggattacactacaagcTGCATAGgaatggcgccaaggatgaaggtaagaaatataccttcatcctcagcacccctcgcgctaacctgctgataagttcccctttaaaggggttatcccacacTAGAAAAACACATCCTCTTTCATCCAGAAACAgtgcctcccctgtcctcaggttgtgtgtggtattacaatttagctccattcacttcaatagaaccaagCTGAAAACCCCCACACATCCGACCAGAGGACAAGAGGGGCGGTGTTTCTGAAAGagcgtggccatgtttttctaagtctggatattTCCTTTAAGATAAGTAATAATACTTCATGACTTGACGATGTATCAGGATAGATGATGGGAATgttttctcccctccccccttcgaGGTGTGTCACTTCCTGAGATTCCATTCTTCCCCCCAGAGGACTCTCAGCTCGCTCTTCCATTGTTTGCTGGTATTTCGGTCACTATGGTCCTTAACATTCCTGTTAAATAACGTCTTGTGGTCGGTGTCTTGTATGGTGACAGGAACCTTTATATACTTGCAGTATATCATCTAAGTGACTTTGGTCCGGGTATGGAAGTAACGCAGCTCATGCAAAAGGAAACAAAGGTTTTTACAAGAGAAAGAAAAGTAAATGTGACTGTGTGATTTTTATAGGGTCACAGTCCAGGGAGCAGAGGAGGGTCTGGTTTGCAGATGGCATATTACCAAATGGGGAAGCGGCCGATGCGGGAAAAGTGAGCACAGCGCCGGCGGCTGGCAACCTGACTGTATCACATGACACTAACAAATCCTCCCCGAGCAACTCCCCGTCACCTGAGGTGAGGCTGCACCACTGAGACACCTATACACACCATGGATCCTATAATATAATCACTGCCGGACACGAGAAGAACTTTCGTGGTTTTATTTGTCATCTTCGTTGTTGTCTTTATGTCGTAGACTGAGAACACGTCTGGGTTCTGCGGCAGTATCGCTCAGGTCGGCAGCGCCATGAACCTTATACCAGAGGACGGGCTTCCCCCTATTCTTATCTCCACCGGCGTGAAAGGAGGTGAATATTAAGAATAAGTGATGTCTTCTGTATCATAAGACGTTATTGCTGCCTTAAAGGGCAACTACactaaatgtttttctttcaaatcaactggtgtcagaaagtgccagaggtttgtaaattacttctataaaaaaaaatctccagtcccccagtacttatcagctgctgtatgtcctgcatacctatgtctatgacatacaacagctcctaagtaatggaagactggagatttttaatagaagtaaattacaaaactcttgcacttttttttttttttaaatcagtttttaTTACAGATATTTTTTTCCATAACAAAAAGTTAGTTTTACGTCTCCATGCGTTATACCCACACGTAAGATTTCTGACTGGTTATGATGGATAATCTCAGCGAAATGTCTCGTTTCCATAGATTACGCCGTAGAAGAACGTCCCTCCCAAATGTCGGtcatgcagcagctggaggacggTGGACCCGATCCCCTCGTGTTTGTCCTGAACGCAAATCTTTTGGCAATGGTGAAGATTGTGAATTGTACGTCATGTTGTTGAGTCCAAAGAGTTTGTGCAGAGGAAGGGGTCAATAAACCACTGTGATGTATCCCAGCATAGCAGCCATCTAATATCTGGAGAGGAATCCAAACCCTCATTCACATAATGTCTCCCTGTTAGTGATGCAGGGCGCTGTGCAGACAGTGACTGACAACATGGCGGGAgtttgggcagagttttccttctCTACATTGTTTCTcccaaaataagccctagctCCATTCTATAGGCTATATGGAGAAGGCTGGAAGTATAAACCCTAattagtcagctgaccagatccctgacactaggtgctgagcatcagccaatcagggccaggaTTGTTAGCCCCCATCTGCACAGTAGGGGGTGCTGAATAGGGGgggacaaaggggtacataggcaactacagggggagggaggtatacagtatgggcactacctgcacTGTGGTATCTAACAGATATTGGTAGGGAAGCAGTCGGCATAAGTGCAGAATTAGAGGAGCTTATTTACACATTCCTTTTTTTCTAAACAAGAGGAGGAAGTGTTAACATGAACAGAAGTGCTGCCCccggtgtcatgtgacctcataAGGGGCAAGAGGAGGATCACACccgtcctcctcttctccctggacATAGGATGAGCTGGGAGCGTCAGGTGTATTCGGCTCCAGCTTTGGAaagaaaaattctttaaaatctgAAGATTGGGCCATGAACCTGAGCCGGATCCTTTAGTAGTAAGGACCCCCTGGCTACCCTGCTGGGCCGAGTGCATGAGAAGGAGAAGAGTGTAATGTAGTCCTGTATTCTCCATATACGTTATGTATTACGTGGCCGTTCATCAATGGTGCtcagtgatttatttatttttcttttcccaTTTTCTTTGTATCTTCAAAAAATTTATTTGATGAAATAGACGAAGAAAGTTATTAATGATGGATTAACACCTGCTTATTCTGCCTGTTTACCTGCCCCCTTTCCTGTTATTAGAGATAAGTAAATTAGAGGGGAACGCCAATATAATttctttccttttaaatcaactggtgtcagaaaggtatacagatttgtaattaacctatctccagtcttccagtacttatcagctgctgtatatcctgcaggaagtggtgtattctttccagtctgacacagtgctctctgctgccacctctgtccatgtcaggaactgtccagagcagcagcaaatccccaaagaaaacctctcctgctgtggacagttcctgacatggacagaggtggcagcagagagcactgtgtcagactggaaagaatacaccacttcctgcaggatatacagcagctgataagtactggaatactggagatgtcacagtagtagtagatgcagggGGTAGCTCATCACccacagtagtagtagatgcagggAGTAGCCCATCACTATGtcacagtagtagtagatgctgggagtAGCCCATCACTGTGtcacagtagtagtagatgcagggAGTAGCTCATCACccacagtagtagtagatgcagggAGTAGCCCATCACTGTGtcacagtagtagtagatgcagggAGTAGCCCATCACTGTGtcacagtagtagtagatgcagggAGTAGCCCATCACTAtgtcacagtagtagtagtagatgcagggAGTAGCCCATCACTGTGtcacagtagtagtagatgcagggGGTAGCTCATCACccacagtagtagtagatgcagggAGTAGCCCATCACTGTGtcacagtagtagtagatgcagggAGTAGCCCATCACTGtgtcacagtagtagtagtagatgcagggAGTAGCCCATCACTGTGTCACAGTAGTAGTGGATTCGGTGCAGGGTGACTTAGTGCCGTCTGCCTTTGCTCCCTGCAGATGTGAATAGGAAGTGCTGGTGTTTCACCACAAAGGGGATGCATGCTGTGGGCCAAGCCGAGCTGGTTATCCTCCTGCAATGTCTGCCTGATGAGAAGTGTCTGCCCAGGGACGTGTTCTGTCACTTTGTGGAGATTTACCGGGAAGCCTTGGCAGGTAGGTGATAATGGAAGATGGAGGATGATATCATTCACATTCATGTGACAACAGTTTTGTGTTCTCTATTTCCCTGACATTGATGCGTCATCCTCCAGTCACACACTGATGTTACATACGTGACTTAGGGCTCTGCCTCTGACTTATAGCTTATAGGGACGGGTCAGAGCCCAAGTGCACAGTATAAAAGCCGCGACAAGCCGTCAGACCCACGTCGCTCcaacaaaactacaatccccatcatgtctggatGGCCAAAGCTTTTAGTTCTAGCTGTCCAttcatgatgggaatggtagttctAGAGGGAAGCAGGTTTGACATCTTTGAGGCattctctctatattacacacggTTTTACATCTCTGTATTTGCTTCTATCACAGGTAACATGATTGGAAACTTGGGACACTCTTTTTTGAGCCGAAGCTTCCTAGGCAGCAAGGAACATGGAGGGTTCCTGTATGTTACACCCACGTATCAGTCCCTGCAAGACCTGGTTCTCCCTGCACAGCCCTACCTGTTTGGGATCCTCATTCAGAAATGGGAGACACCGTGGGCCAAGGTTTTCCCTATGCGGCTGATGCTTCGCCTGGGAGCAGAGTACAGACGTGAGTGGAAATGCAGCAAGTTCTAGGAAGAGGATCCGCTGGAAGCG
The nucleotide sequence above comes from Dendropsophus ebraccatus isolate aDenEbr1 chromosome 8, aDenEbr1.pat, whole genome shotgun sequence. Encoded proteins:
- the ZFYVE9 gene encoding zinc finger FYVE domain-containing protein 9, whose protein sequence is MENYFEEESCNLDKVLDEFEKNEDENVSPRLLDAKWNQILNPPSRLTENSALDNVSKSIIAIEAHLKDRSPSLTPCPNGEIERIAPELTTMVTEDTTTSMAEDRKAQPANICSTDTLPCGDESLLADITLNMSCGESAAPGECPSTTSQAMVNSDNAADNNKTLPVADTNHQPQTDPDCKTVAQISATIDARVRNAAQRRSSINSTEDLNSPPRPVPPMSELCPLSPSKRVVSSTENDNKILSCPLDGPNTINVLGEDSSEKHLKASFLPSTDKQVVTVSVDVEPSTVDSDGLQPDGSPGLLGGHLSHCLVMNGDKETLDRDEKSEVDNEDGDPGKVVMNDGESDLCHADGSNALMSLQNGCDSYGMQNPPAAHNPKSLPSKEDSVTEEKEIEECKSEYYANVYEQREDEVPEGRGLMVNACGDVLKTHLHGLCGQVAPVHGQTSTSCMQPLSVPYGGARPKQPTHLKLQIPKPLSEMLQCDLVPPNAGCSSKNKNDAFNKTSQNDIIVSDALRDEAGIRSPGFDANGDLLGDYRGPNSPCLAVSPDSPDNDLLAGQYGAPAAKPFTTLGEVAPVWVPDSQAPNCMKCEARFTFTKRRHHCRACGKVFCAACCSLKCKLLYMDKKEARVCVICHSVLINAQAWENMMSASVQSPNPNNPAEYCSTIPPMQQAQASGALSSPPPTVMVPVGVLKHPGTEGSQSREQRRVWFADGILPNGEAADAGKVSTAPAAGNLTVSHDTNKSSPSNSPSPETENTSGFCGSIAQVGSAMNLIPEDGLPPILISTGVKGDYAVEERPSQMSVMQQLEDGGPDPLVFVLNANLLAMVKIVNYVNRKCWCFTTKGMHAVGQAELVILLQCLPDEKCLPRDVFCHFVEIYREALAGNMIGNLGHSFLSRSFLGSKEHGGFLYVTPTYQSLQDLVLPAQPYLFGILIQKWETPWAKVFPMRLMLRLGAEYRLYPCPLFSVRFRKPLFGETGHTIINVLADFRNYQYTLPVVQGLVVDMEVRKTSIKIPSNRYNEMMKAMNKSNEHVLAGGTCFNQKADSHLVCVQNDDGNYQTQAISIHKQPRKVTGASFFVFSGALKPSSGFLAKSSIVEDGVMVQITAESMDALRQALREMKDYTITCGKADAEEMQEHVYVQWVEDDKNFNKGVSSPIDGKSLESVTSVKISHGSEYKANGKIIRWTEVFFLDTEEQQSGLSDPADHSRLTENVAKAFCLALCPHLKLLKEDGMTRLGLRVTLDSDQVGYQAGSNGQPLPPRYTHDLDSALVPVIHGGTCQINEGPVTMELIFYILENIS